ACAGGAGCTGTTCGATAGAATGCCTGAGAGGGACCCAATTTCTTGGAGCACCATGATCATGGGCTACGTTCAAAGCGGAGCCTTGGAGAAGGGATTGGAGTTGTTCAGGGAGCTGGTCGGAAAGGGATTGACGGTAAATGAGGCTACTTTGGTGACCGTCCTCTCGGCATCGGCACAACTGGGACTGCTCGAGGTAGGCCAATTCATCCACTCCACCATTAGATCCATGGATTTCCCGTTCACTCTCGCTCTTGGCACAGCGTTGGTGGACATGTATGCAAAATGTGGGTGCATCGAGCTGTCAAGGCACACATTTGATGAGATGAAGCAAAGGAATGTGTTTGCTTGGAATGCTATGATTTGTGGATTGGCCACGCATGGATTAGGGAAGGAAACACTCGAGCTGTTTCAACGATTTCTAGGTGAAGGACTACGCCCCACAGGTGTGACCTTCGTCGGGGTTCTAAATGCATGCAGCCGTGCCGGTTTGGTTGCAGAAGGCCGTCGGTGTTTCAAGCTCATGATAGAAGAGTATGGTATTGAGCCAGAGATGGAACACTACGGTTGCATTGTGGATCTTTTGGGTCGTGCAGGTCTCGTGCATGAAGCTTATGAATTGATCCAAGGAATGAGCATGGCACCTGATCCTGTACTGTGGGGAATTTTGTTGGGGGCGTGCAAAGTGCACGGATTGGTGGATTTGGGTGTGAGCATAGGGAACAAATTGATTGAGTTAGAACCAGAACACGATGGGCATTATGTTCTTCTTGCTGGTGTGTATGCCAAGGCAAATAGATGGGAGGATGTTGCCAAGGTCAGGCGATTGATGGCTCACCGAGGAACCAATAAGGTTGCTGGTTGGAGCTTGATGGAGGTCCATGGAACAGTGCATAAGTTCGTGGCAGGAGATAAGGAGCATAAAGACTCTGTAGAGATCCACAAGACACTGGAGATGGTCATTATGAGATTGACAGAAGCTGGTTATTCACCGGATGTGTCTGCTGTGCTGCATGATATCGGTGATGAGGAGAAGGTTCATGTGATGAAGGAGCACAGTGAAAGATTGGCCATTGCGTTTGGGTTGATGGTGGTGGAGAGAGGTCGTCCCATTCGCATTGTGAAGAACTTGAGGGTTTGTGGGGACTGTCATGAGTTCAGCAAGATGGCGACGAAGGTGTTTGGGAGGGAGATTGTGGTGAGGGATGGGAGTAGGTTTCACCATTTGAAGGAAGGCAAGTGTTCCTGCTTTGATTACTGGTGAGAGAGAGACATAGAGAGAGGAATGGATGGGTCTAACATACTTTGATGAAGCTGATGTGCAATTTGATTCTCAGCATGTTAAGGTTATATCTCGAGTCTCTGTCGCATTGGTATTTATTCCATGACCAAGTCAGTCAATATGAGCTCCTTTAAGATCGGAAGAAAGCATTGAGTTGAGGGTATCAGTTCTCTACAGAAAGGATCCAATCTCCTGCACAAGTTGCCAATTGGGACATTATGCTTGGTTTGGATATAACCTCATGGAGGTCAAGAACATCTCCAAGTTGCTTCGCTGCCCCAACCAAAGATATGATCCAAAGATGATTTTTTATTCTTGAGTAAAGCTGAAGCCATGGAACCAATTGGATGGTGAGATCCACAGTTGGAACCTTAATAAAGATTTAGCAGAAATAGATAATCTTGTTCATCATGCAGCAGTAACATTTTATGATACAAACAGGTGAGGATATTCCAAACAAGTCCAATCTTTCTTTGCCTTTGTTGCTCCAAACAGAATAGATTTATGATGAAAGCACTAATGAAATGGAGGTGTCAAAAGATGAGTACTGATGTCTCCACACGAAACAATT
The DNA window shown above is from Musa acuminata AAA Group cultivar baxijiao chromosome BXJ2-4, Cavendish_Baxijiao_AAA, whole genome shotgun sequence and carries:
- the LOC103983490 gene encoding pentatricopeptide repeat-containing protein At3g62890-like; its protein translation is MRFGPATRSAAAFKPRVSLTSDAGLRHLHHPVLSRLPTSPSLPHLLQAHARLLVLGLAAHRASLAHLLALCAALSPPAPPRYFRLLYAAIARPNVFASNNLLRCLARSDCDAARDALPFYAHMRRAGIPTNNYTFPFVLQACSHDPVFVEGTQVHSHAVKCGLEEDLYVRNAFISFYSSCGELNHARRVFDEFPGQRDLVSWNAILAGYARAGGTDVAQELFDRMPERDPISWSTMIMGYVQSGALEKGLELFRELVGKGLTVNEATLVTVLSASAQLGLLEVGQFIHSTIRSMDFPFTLALGTALVDMYAKCGCIELSRHTFDEMKQRNVFAWNAMICGLATHGLGKETLELFQRFLGEGLRPTGVTFVGVLNACSRAGLVAEGRRCFKLMIEEYGIEPEMEHYGCIVDLLGRAGLVHEAYELIQGMSMAPDPVLWGILLGACKVHGLVDLGVSIGNKLIELEPEHDGHYVLLAGVYAKANRWEDVAKVRRLMAHRGTNKVAGWSLMEVHGTVHKFVAGDKEHKDSVEIHKTLEMVIMRLTEAGYSPDVSAVLHDIGDEEKVHVMKEHSERLAIAFGLMVVERGRPIRIVKNLRVCGDCHEFSKMATKVFGREIVVRDGSRFHHLKEGKCSCFDYW